The segment GTAGTTACTTAATTGAAACTTTATAAGACAGATAACGTATAATTATTGTATAGAAATTTTTATGATAGACAGGTGATAAGATGAAAATAATTGATGTAGGGATACTTTGCGCAGTAATAGTAATTTCAGTAATACTGTTTCTACTTCTCCGTGAAAAATTATCCAATAATCTTATAGCTATAATTATTTTGGGATTTGGCTTTATGACTGGGCTCATCAGAATACAAATTTCAAAAAAACCAATGAACATTAATATTTAAATATCGATATACTGTGACTCTTTATAGTCTAAGTCTGTGTTTCTTAGTAACAATCGCGGCAGGATAGTTTCAGTATACATATAAGAAAAGTATTAAAAATACTTATAATTTTAGTTTCAAGGATGTAGCTAATTTGTCAAAAAAATGCTATCGACCGAACGAGGAATGCAGTCGTCTTATTGCTACAAATGCGTCAGAAACATATATTCAACTGCCATTAAAGTAGATTTAAAAGATTAGCCCAGTTTATGAGTTCGTGGAAGTTACGAAAAATTTGATTTTACGAATAATTGGGTGATTAGGAGAAAGAAAGTGTTGTAAAACTAATAGTGTAAGTTTTTGCTTGTTTATGTAATAATTAATTTGTAGAAATCTAAAGTTACAAATTCATACATAGTGAAGGTGGGGATCATAATGGCAACGGGAACGCATAGTGTAGTAGTTCCAGTAGATGTACAAGCAGTTTGGGATTATGTCAGTGATCTTGAAAAATGGGCAACGGCAGTACCAGCCTATAAAGAACATGAAATTTTAAATGACAAGCAATCGGTTTGGACATTTGAAGGTAGTTTGAAAGGTATTAAAAAAACAATACAAGCACAGGTAGATATTACCGAATGGAATGAACCTTCAAATATTAAATTTGATCTAAAAGGTCTATCAGATAATTTTACAGGGAGCGGTCGCTTTACTGCTGAAGATGTTAATGGTAAAACAATGATGACTTGTACGGTGGAAATCCATGCAGGCGGATTATCTGGTGCGGTGTTAACACCAATTATTAAATTGGCTGTTCCAAAAGTAGCATCTCGTTTAACAGAATCTATCGCACGCAAAATTGCCGTATTCTCATAGTTTTGAATGACTGAAAGCCAATTGATTTTGGTGATACCTTCTTAGAAATGACCGATATAATAATATCGAGCTCTACTAGAAAATTATAATTGGCGGAAAGGGGGCTGTCCAAAAAAGGGATGGCCTCTTTTTTTCAGAATCACTGTTCTTATGTTACTAAATTGGCAGGAAGTGTAATAAGGTTTTATGCTAATTTAAAGGTATAATATATTTAAGTTATTTAAGTTCAAATCTATAAATTCCTAATGTGAGTAATTTTTTTATAGCTTCTGTAGGCTTAATTTTCTCACATAGAAAGAACACAATTCTTATGAGAAACATATAGGAATGCTATAACACGGTTAATTGGATCAGAATTATGAAGAATATGCCTTTTTTTTTTTCATATGTACCTGATAATTTAGCCTATTACCAAGGTGAATATGCCAGTTCATACCTATTTGAAAAGTGAATTAGGTGTTTTCGGTATGTTCTAAAATGAATCAGAAATTTTTAGAGCGGCAAATTTGAAATTATTATAGGAGAGTCCTGAATTGAAAAAGAAACTGAACTATTTAATCTTACTTTTAACGACCATCTTTATTGTTGGTTGTAGTAATGTAGAAGATGCATCCATTAAAGAAACAGATTTACAAGAAGTAGCCACAGACAATGCAAATAAAAATAGTGGAAAAGAAGAAACGGTCACAACGGCGACTGATGATACAGTAGAAAAGGAAACATCAACCAAACCTAATAAGGACCTTTTCTCAGATTACAAACTTATTGAAGTTGATGGTGGTGATTTGTCTGGAAATCGTGAATCTAATGTAGTCGTTGACATTGGTTATGGGACCCGTGAATATTGGGCATTTACTAATGAATACGGACAACTAGTTCGTGTCATTGCTGATGAAATTATTTTACAAGATGACAATAACGAACCAGTATTAGCTTCTGGCAGATACTACCCTGATGAGGCAAAGGTTCCTGGTGTAGAAAGTGATGTTTTAGATGAAGGACATATCATTGCTGACTCCCTTGGAGGAGTATCAAATGCATACAATATTACTCCACAAGATAGTACTCTTAACCGGCATGGTGATCAGGCTTATATGGAAGACGCGATTCGTAAGGCAGGTGGAGCCACTAATTTCGAGGCAATTATCACATATCCGGATACGAAAACACAGATTCCATCAAGTTATCAATATACCTATACTTTAATGGGGAAAGAGATTGTTGATAAATTCGATAATGTGAACCCTGATGAAGTAAACGCATCACTTGGTCTAACAGGCAGCGAGTCACGTGATTCAACTAGTTCAAACACAAACGATGATATTTCTAGTGTTGATACAAACGGTAATGGACAGGTGACAATTAAAGAAGCAAAAGAAGCAGGTTACAGTATGCCAATAACGAGGGATCATTGGTTATACCCCTATATGCACGATGCTGATAATGACGGTTTGGTAGGTGAGTAATACCCTAGAACTTTGTGGCAAAATAAAGGAACGATAAAGATTCCTCCTTGAATTGATTTATAACAATTTGAAAATGCGTTACTTAAATGAACAACTGAAAAAAATGTTCATATCATCTATATTTTTTATATAATTATTTTTCACAACCTGGAGCATTAATCCAGAAAGAGGATTAATGCTTTTTTTTGCTTTTGGTACTAGCTTAGTAGAGTAATGCTATTCATAGTCTTTTTAATAAAAAAATACGTATTCTTTTAAACAAATCATATATTGCTTTATATCATTAATAGTTTCAACAGATAAAAAAATAATATATTAGAAAAATTAAAATTTCAGACTTATTATGTTAAAATAAACAGGATTAAATATATATATATACTGAGGTCATCTATGAACAACAAATTACTACATACTTTTTCAATCCTTTTGATAGCTGTGATTGCATTTTTCACAAGAGAAATTGCTACTGTTATGATGCTTTATTTAATATTATTAGCATTATACGGTATACATGGTACATTGCAAAACTTCTATAAAGATTGGAAAAATAAAAATAATTATCCATACTAATTAACGAGTAATATACACCTCCTACTTGCCAACAAGTTTGGAGGTGTTGTTATATCTAAAGAATCATGTACCATTTATATTAAAAGCGAGGCTGGGACAAAACAAAAGATAACCTTCTAAACACGAATAATAAAACTACATCTAAATTTGAAGCTTGTAACTATAAAATTAGTTCGTTTCATTGCGCGCTCGTCCTCTCGCTTTCCGCGGGGTCTAAAGCGTCCTCTATTTCCCTTAGTAGTCGAGTAACCTTCGCTCCATTCCACTAAGCTTTTTAATTATAGTATTAAAACTAAAAACGTAAAAAATGAACTATTTAATTGCTGTTAATTAAATAGTTCGTTTTTTTATGCGTATGCACATACTTATGTCCCAGCCTCCTTCTTTTATATGAATGTTTTCTACTCTTCTATGCAGTGATGCTTTTTGCTGTCCTAGATTACTTAATAAATAAAAGTAAAAGGTGTTACTTTTGTTTGGGTAATATGGAGGATACTACGAAAAACTTCCTAGTTAATGAAATTTCCAGCAGCATATTTTGGAAGGGTATTTAAGCTAAGGTTATCCCTTGAAAAATACTTTCCCACCAACCGTCATTTCCTTCCCAAATGTCTTCATTTGGCAACTCAATAGAACAGACATTATTTATATTCCAATCTACTTCTAGTAATTCATTGACAGATGTATGGTTAACTACAAGGATAGAATATTGATTTTTAACATTTTGAGACAATATTCTTTCTAACTCCGATATGTCCGTTATTGTAGCATTCGTTCTAATAAATAGTAAATGCTGTGAGGCGGTTAGTGTATCGATAAACCGATTGATGCGGATGGAATACTTTTCTTGTACTTGTGGCAAGCTGGGAAGATTAGTTAATGTATTAACATCTGTTTTAAAGTCGTGATTAAAGGATATGTGATTTACGGAATCAACAACAAGGACATCTTCTTCAGATGCGTACTGTGGAACTATTAAATTACTTGCGTTTAAAAAATTAGGAAAATCGGCACTTATTAAAGCGCTTACATTCTTAAGTTTTGGTGTTCCTACC is part of the Niallia taxi genome and harbors:
- a CDS encoding CoxG family protein, with the translated sequence MATGTHSVVVPVDVQAVWDYVSDLEKWATAVPAYKEHEILNDKQSVWTFEGSLKGIKKTIQAQVDITEWNEPSNIKFDLKGLSDNFTGSGRFTAEDVNGKTMMTCTVEIHAGGLSGAVLTPIIKLAVPKVASRLTESIARKIAVFS
- a CDS encoding DUF1796 family putative cysteine peptidase translates to MKLEEIKGQYDAIFSLGENCIPALKLRKFNLRQIAGPFDWVGTPKLKNVSALISADFPNFLNASNLIVPQYASEEDVLVVDSVNHISFNHDFKTDVNTLTNLPSLPQVQEKYSIRINRFIDTLTASQHLLFIRTNATITDISELERILSQNVKNQYSILVVNHTSVNELLEVDWNINNVCSIELPNEDIWEGNDGWWESIFQGITLA
- a CDS encoding DNA/RNA non-specific endonuclease codes for the protein MKKKLNYLILLLTTIFIVGCSNVEDASIKETDLQEVATDNANKNSGKEETVTTATDDTVEKETSTKPNKDLFSDYKLIEVDGGDLSGNRESNVVVDIGYGTREYWAFTNEYGQLVRVIADEIILQDDNNEPVLASGRYYPDEAKVPGVESDVLDEGHIIADSLGGVSNAYNITPQDSTLNRHGDQAYMEDAIRKAGGATNFEAIITYPDTKTQIPSSYQYTYTLMGKEIVDKFDNVNPDEVNASLGLTGSESRDSTSSNTNDDISSVDTNGNGQVTIKEAKEAGYSMPITRDHWLYPYMHDADNDGLVGE